The DNA sequence TCGGGTTACTGTATAGGCCAAACCGGGTTCATCCCCACTCCCCATGCTTGTCTTTTTATTTGCCAATAAACGAAGGACCATAACCAGACAAACCCGTAACGAAATGATGAAAAGTCAAAAACCCTAATTGAGATTGGGAAGGTATCCAAAGAATCTAGCACCTAAAGCCTAAAACCAatagaaaatagataaaaatttaccaccatctctctctctctctctctctctctctctctctctctctctcccccacTGTAAACTATTTCTTCTTCCCTCcattttctttgtctttccCTGTTTCACTGAATCAAAGCCTTTTCCTTTAGTCAAAAGCACCTTGGGGACCCTCCATCAGTCCCTTTCtccctttatatatttttaatttccaacATCAACTATCCATTAATCTATATTAATCCTAATAATGTTATGATTAATCCATTTTCATTATCCAACTGTAAAGCAACCTCCTCTGGAGATGAAAATCTCCACCACCTTTTCTTCACCGTCTTTCTCTTCATCTTTCTCTCAAACCAAACACCCCCAACCCAACCCAAACACAGCCTCTCTCGGCCACCATGCCCTCCCGCCCATTTCCTCCAAGCTCAACCCCGAACCCACTTCAGTTTTCAGGACAAAGGTGTTGTTTTTGGCTATCACTATCTCTTCCACTGTTCTCATTCTCTTTGCATTGGTCTACTTTGTCTTCTACCTCTGGTACTCTCTCGTTCACCGCTCTAGAACCAGTCCTTTTGACTCCACAGCTCCTCTCAAGCTCCACAGGTTTAGCTACAAAGAGGTCAAATCCGCCGCTAATGGATTCGACGCCGGAAACGCCATCGGCAAAGGGGGCTCCGGCACGGTGTTCCGGGGCGTGCTGCGCGATGGCAAGTCCGTGGCGATCAAGAAGCTCGACGCGACGTCGTTTCAGGCGGAGCGTGAGTTCCAGAACGAGTTGATGGTGCTGGGTGGTCTCAGATCGCCTTTTGTGGTGTCGCTTTTGGGGTATTGCGCtgaaaagggaaagagaatacTCGTTTACGAGTATATGCCGAATCGAAGCTTGCAAGAGGCGCTTTTTCGAGATGGGAATTTGAATATGAGCCTGAATTGGGAACAGAGGTTCGAGATTATCAACGATGTGGCTCGAGCGCTGGCGTTTCTGCATCTGGAGTGCGACCCGCCGGTGATTCATGGCGATGTAAAGCCCAGCAATGTGCTTCTCGATTCCGATTATCGAGCTAAGCTTTCGGATTTCGGGCTGTCCAGAAGCAAAATGGAGGGGGAATTCGGAGTGGAGATGTTCAGTCAGGAGTTGGGTCGGAGCCAGGAGCTGTGGAAGAGCCAAGAGCTGTCGGGAAATTTAGCTTTAGCCGGGGGTGGGGCAGAAACACCGGCGGATAGCGCGCATGAGGTAGACTTTGCTCTTGCCTTGCAAGCTTCGTCTTCTTCCAAAAATAGTAGGAGTTGTTACAATGTGAAGAGTTTGAGCTTGAATTCACTCAATTACAATGCTAATATGGCGAGTGAGGGTGATTTCAAGATTGGGAATGGGACTGGGAATGGGAAAGGAAAGGAGGTGTCGTGTGTGGACATGGGTGGGGGCGAAGATTGGAACAAGTTTGTCGCCTATGATGATGAGCCTTGCAGCATTGAGCATAGTAAGGAGTTGAATGGTAATGCTTCTTCAGTTGTTGATGATGTTTCTGCCGGATCTAAACAATGGGGGAAAGATTGGTGGTGGAGGCAGGATGGGAGTGGTGAGTTGTGCAGTAAAGATTATGTTATGGAGTGGATTGGGAGTCAGATTTGCCCTTCTGCAAACCCGGATtgggaggaggagaagaagtGCTCCCCCTCCCCCGCGAAACCCCAAAACTCCAATTTGGATAGTTCCATTAGGTTGGAGGAATCCCAGTTAGGGAAGTTGGGATTGAAAATGCTAACAAGGGGTTCGAGAAGAGAGAAACCAAGGGCTGGAAAACCCGAACCAAGAAGAAGCACAGGAAGATGCAGGAATG is a window from the Vitis riparia cultivar Riparia Gloire de Montpellier isolate 1030 chromosome 9, EGFV_Vit.rip_1.0, whole genome shotgun sequence genome containing:
- the LOC117922754 gene encoding LOW QUALITY PROTEIN: putative receptor-like protein kinase At1g80870 (The sequence of the model RefSeq protein was modified relative to this genomic sequence to represent the inferred CDS: inserted 1 base in 1 codon) gives rise to the protein MKISTTFSSPSFSSSFSQTKHPQPNPNTASLGHHALPPISSKLNPEPTSVFRTKVLFLAITISSTVLILFALVYFVFYLWYSLVHRSRTSPFDSTAPLKLHRFSYKEVKSAANGFDAGNAIGKGGSGTVFRGVLRDGKSVAIKKLDATSFQAEREFQNELMVLGGLRSPFVVSLLGYCAEKGKRILVYEYMPNRSLQEALFRDGNLNMSLNWEQRFEIINDVARALAFLHLECDPPVIHGDVKPSNVLLDSDYRAKLSDFGLSRSKMEGEFGVEMFSQELGRSQELWKSQELSGNLALAGGGAETPADSAHEVDFALALQASSSSKNSRSCYNVKSLSLNSLNYNANMASEGDFKIGNGTGNGKGKEVSCVDMGGGEDWNKFVAYDDEPCSIEHSKELNGNASSVVDDVSAGSKQWGKDWWWRQDGSGELCSKDYVMEWIGSQICPSANPDWEEEKKCSPSPAKPQNSNLDSSIRLEESQLXEVGIENANKGFEKRETKGWKTRTKKKHRKMQEWWKEEHLAEISKKGAKMKKMKKLETRWKKGFRMPHLDLGRRFQLRRRRRKFGDQNENEYDPNMEFSFRRGWRKKNTPSAGSEMWSGDLFSRELSSTTSMRGTLCYVAPEYGGCGYLMEKADIYSLGVLILVIVSGRRPLHVLSSPMKLEKANLISWCRQLAQAGNILELVDERLKDGYSKDEASLCINLALTCLQKIPELRPDTGEIVKILKGEMDLPPLPFEFSPSPPSKLFSRSRRKHKASAGSETPAY